GAACGAATTCATCACTGACCCCGAAGACACATGGAAGTGAACGGGCACGTCGACGGGAATGGCCACCTCGTTGACCGTGGCAATATCCTGCTCGGGGTAGATGAACAGCCACTTCCAATCCAGCGAGACGGCCTGGATCTCGAGCGTCTCGGCCTTTGTCCCGAGTGGCTTCTGTGGCGCCAGCGAGTGCGAGGTCTTCCAGGTGATGATGGCCAGGATCAGGATGATCACGCTGGGTATGAGCCAGACAACGATCTCTATCTTGTTCGAGTGGGCCCAATCCGGCGTGTACTTGGCAGCCAGATTGCTGGCGCGGTAACGCCAGCCGAAGACGACGGTCATCACGATGACCGGAATCACCACGATCATCATCAGCAAGAAGGCCGTGATGATCAGTGTCTTCTGCGCTTCCCCGACGGGGCCCTGCGGATCCATCAGCGCCGAGCTACAGCCACTCAACAGCACTGGCAGCAGCAATAGCGGCAATCTAGTTAAAATGGGGGAGTATTTCTTTTTCCTCATCTCTCGACCTCGTCAGAGCATGGAGACGACCATCGGCAACAGGTGCGCCAGGAACACGACCCTTGAGTGCCGTCGGCACGACGTTGTTGCCAAGGTGCCTGTCCGGTGCATACCGCAGACCGCCTGGGCACTGCTGGGCAGTGGCTTATTAGAAATGACGTGCTGACTCGATAATCCGGCGTGGACTGGGCTCGGCAAGCATGACCGACATGCGAGTCCACACACCGCGAAACGCGGACATTGTGCTCGAATCGAGCACTCATGAGAAGGGACGATTTGCCGCAGGGTTGCGCACCTTGACAGTCACGCAATCCTTTGGTCTGTATCAGGACCACTGCTGATTGGCAACGGAGTCAGCGACGACGCTTGTCTGGCTGTTGCCGTATTTCCGCCCAGACAAACAGCACGGCACCCACAACAATCCACACGTCCGCCAGGTTGAACGACGGCCAGTGCCAATGAGCGTAGTGAAAGTCGAGAAAGTCCTCCACGTAGCCTAGGCGCAAGCGATCCATGACATTGCCCAACGCCCCGCCGAGGATGGCGCTGAGCGCGAACCGATAACTCAGTATGCGCGGTGAGCGCCAAAGCCAGTACACCAGCAGCACCGAGATGACAAGCGCCAGCCCGATTAAAAACGGCTGCTGCCAACCACCGGCATTCGCGAGAAAGCTGAATGCCGCGCCCGGATTATGACGATGAGTCCAGTTGAAAAAGGAGGTGACAGGGACATTTTCTCCATACGCAAGCATGACCCTGGCAAGGTACTTGCTTGCCTGGTCCACCAGCAGTAGCAGCAGCGAGAGCCACAACCAGTGCATGGCCCTTCCCGGCTCGCGGCCTTGCTCCGCAACCTGCTGGCTATAAGTGGACATATCCTCTTTTCCTCCTGATCCAGATCTAGAACCTGCTCGCCGCGGAGCGGCAAACATCATATATCCGAGCGATGATGCCGGCGGATCCGGCTGACCAGGAGCAAGCCTAGTCCGAGTGCGATCAGGCCGAGCACTGGCCAGTCACGCCAACCCACGTAAGGGGTCGCGCCAGTGCGCGGCGTAACCTCGGCGTTGAGGGTGGCCACTTCGAACTGCGGCGCACGCTTGATCACCTTGCCGTCATGACCGATGGCTGCAGTGACCCCCGTATTGGTAGCCCTGAGCAGATCACGTCCGGTTTCGATGGCCCGCATGCGCACCATCTGGAAGTGCTGGAGGGGACCGAGCGAGCGGCCGAACCAGGCATCGTTGCTGATATTCACCAACAGCTGCGCTTCGGGCAGCAGCTCGGTGACCTCGGCACCAAAGATTGCCTCGTAGCAGATGAAGGCCCCGACGGGTACTCCTGCCGCTTGCAGCACAGGCGCCTCCCGGCCCGGCGTGAAATCGGACATGGGCGCCCCGAGCACGTCGAGGGCCGACCCCAACAAGTTCCGAAATGGTACATACTCGCCAAAAGGCACCAGGTGGCGCTTGTAGTAGAACCCCGGCGGATCGGAGAGGCTGACCACGGCGTTGTAGTTGCGGCCATCCGCCTCGCGTACCGGAACACCTACCATCAGCGATGTGCCGGCCTGGTCGGCGAGTGCCTCGAGTCCCGCCAGATACTCTGTGGCCTGGTCATACCATACCGGAATCGCCGCTTCCGGCCAGATCACGATATCGGCCCCGAGTTGCTGCTCGGTAAGCGCCTTATAGCGTTCAAGCGTGACATTCCGGTAATCCGGGTCCCATTTCTTATCTTGCGCCATGTTCCCTTGCAAGAGGGCCGCATCGATCGGCTCGCCGGCTGGCTGCGTCCACTCGCGGTCCAGCAGTTGCAAACCGGCGAGAACGGCGGCCAACACGCCACCGACCAGCGTAACACGGCGCAGGCTGGGGCCCAGCACGATCCAGGCAAGCCCGCCGGCGAGCAATGCCACCAGAAGACTTACCCCAAGCACCCCGAACACCGGCGCGATGAGCGCCAGTGAAGTATCG
The genomic region above belongs to Halomonas zincidurans B6 and contains:
- the cyoA gene encoding ubiquinol oxidase subunit II; this translates as MRKKKYSPILTRLPLLLLPVLLSGCSSALMDPQGPVGEAQKTLIITAFLLMMIVVIPVIVMTVVFGWRYRASNLAAKYTPDWAHSNKIEIVVWLIPSVIILILAIITWKTSHSLAPQKPLGTKAETLEIQAVSLDWKWLFIYPEQDIATVNEVAIPVDVPVHFHVSSGSVMNSFFIPALGSQIYAMAGMDNDVNLIASEAGVYDGRSSNYSGAGFSKMLFDARAMPQGEFEAWVDKVKQAPKSLTFNDTYPTLAEPSTNVPVLYFSDVSPELYRNIVESFKNAGREAGGNNGGDGEASMSAEAAE
- the lspA gene encoding signal peptidase II → MHWLWLSLLLLLVDQASKYLARVMLAYGENVPVTSFFNWTHRHNPGAAFSFLANAGGWQQPFLIGLALVISVLLVYWLWRSPRILSYRFALSAILGGALGNVMDRLRLGYVEDFLDFHYAHWHWPSFNLADVWIVVGAVLFVWAEIRQQPDKRRR
- the lnt gene encoding apolipoprotein N-acyltransferase is translated as MADDNRALFSGLYTGVRDRPLLKGLLALLAGGSLPLAFAPVGWAWLAVIALAAFFALAAQPSRRQALWSAYLFGLGYFGVGVSWVFVSISQYGNGPVVAMLATAAFVSLLALFPWFAVYLVRRLCPEMDGMALWLGLPAAWVLSEWMRTWFLTGFPWLFVGYSQSDTSLALIAPVFGVLGVSLLVALLAGGLAWIVLGPSLRRVTLVGGVLAAVLAGLQLLDREWTQPAGEPIDAALLQGNMAQDKKWDPDYRNVTLERYKALTEQQLGADIVIWPEAAIPVWYDQATEYLAGLEALADQAGTSLMVGVPVREADGRNYNAVVSLSDPPGFYYKRHLVPFGEYVPFRNLLGSALDVLGAPMSDFTPGREAPVLQAAGVPVGAFICYEAIFGAEVTELLPEAQLLVNISNDAWFGRSLGPLQHFQMVRMRAIETGRDLLRATNTGVTAAIGHDGKVIKRAPQFEVATLNAEVTPRTGATPYVGWRDWPVLGLIALGLGLLLVSRIRRHHRSDI